DNA from Agathobaculum sp. NTUH-O15-33:
ATCAGTCCTTTGTCAGTTCGTATCGCAGCTTCGCAATATCCTTCCGGAACAGATCAATGGGGTCCTTCGCTTCTCCCCGCAGGGGCAGCTTTGTATAATAGTTTTCAAAAACAAACCAGCCCCGATAATCCTGTTCGCGCAAAAAGCGGATTTGCTCCTCAAAACGCGAATCTCCTTCGCCCAGACATTTGCTGCTGTAGGCTTCGCCCAAGCCGTCCTTTACATGCAGTTGGTTTACCATGTAGGGATAGACAATCGGCAAATGCTCCATGGGGTCATAGCCGCGAAAGCACCTGTAATTCTGCGAATCGTAAAACAGCTTTAAGTTTTCACGATTCACTAAGCCGAGCAGCCGCTTTAGCTGCGCCGACGAGATCGCGGTTTCGGTCGCGATGATCGTGCCGCTTTGCGCGGCTTCATCGCATGCATACCGTAGCGCTTCCACCGTGTTTTCGATATCCCGCTCGGTGCGCATATCGTTATCGACAAAACTGGGGATCATCAGCACCGGAACGCCCAGCGCCGCCGACGCTTCCAGCGCGATATCCAGCCCTTCATAGGCAATATCGCCAAATGCCGTGCCGCGGCCGTTGCGCAAGCCGTGAACGTTTAAATCGTTCATGACAATGGAGATCAACTCAACCCCATATTGCTCGGCCGCCTCCTGATACAGCGACCGAACCCACGGATGGCCCAGTTTGAACCCGGTCTCATAAAACCCCGCTTCGATCTGCACCCCGTCCATCCCCAGCGCGGCGGCCATTTTCATGCTAAAAATACTATCGCCCGGCAGACACCATTCGGGTACGGCCAGCTTATATTTTTCCGAATCAAACGCAGTACGCATCTTGTATTCTCCTTACGCCTCATAAAACTGGCTGACTAAAATTTTGCCCGCGCAGCCCGAACCGGCCCGCGCGATCGCCTGATCGGTCTTTTCGAGCGGATAACGGCCGCCGATGCAGCGCCGCATATCCAGTACCTTTGTCGCGAACATGCGCAGCACGCTCGGGAAAATGTCGCTGCCCGCCGAACCGCTACAGCAGTATACCGAGGTGCCGTTGTAGATGAACGGCGTCATATCGATCGGCGGTACCCGCCCGGGCAAGCCGATCTGTACCAGCTTGGCATGCGCGGACATCATGCCCGTGATCTGCGGATAGGTTTGGCCCGGGTTGCCGGCCGCTTCAATACACATATGACAGCCGATGCCGTGGGTCAGTTCTAATACAATGCCCGGCAGCTCGCCTGCCGCCGGATAATCCAACGGGTTCAAGCAAACGTCCGCCCCCATTTTCTTTGCAAGGTCCAGCTTTTCGGGAACCGTATCGAACACAAAGACCTTCGCCGCGCCCGCCGCACGGCAGAGCGCCACCGCCGACAGACCGATCGGCCCCGCGCCGAATACCGCGACATGCGCGCCCGGCTTGATCCCGCCCGCGTTGATCACGACCGAATGATAGGCAACGCCGGTCGGTTCGGCCAGCGCGCCCGCTTCCAAAGCGGCCATTTTACTGCCCAGCAATTCCGCGATGTCGTTGATCTTGCAGCAATACTTTTCCGGTACGGCCGCGTATTCGCAAAAACCGCCATCCGCGGAAAGGCCGATGTCCTCGCGCTCATCACAGTTGTTGTAAAGGCCGATGCGGCAGTTGTTACATTTCCCGCAATAATGAATCTGCTCGACCGCGATCAGATCGCCAGCCTTAAACTCCTTTACGTTTTTTCCGGTCTGCACGATCTCGCCTGAAAACTCGTGCCCTAGAATGACCGGCAGCCGCGTATGGCAGTTGTACTGCATATAACCGTTTTCTTTTGATGCAATGGAGTGGATATCGCTCCCGCAAACGCCGCAAGCGCCGACTCGAATCAGCACCTCGTCCTCTTTGGGTTCGGGCGTCCGCACATCCTCTATCTGATAGGACAGATTCTTCCAGCACAGGCCGGAGGTATAGGAGCGATGCTCCTTCTGCTCCCTTTCACCCAGCTTGACCCCGCCGGTCGGCGCCCATTCCCCCTCGCAACACAAATGCACGCATCGTTTACCGCACCCCCAGTTCGCTTTCCGTCATATCAAACACCTCGAGAATGGCCTTAAAATAATCCTCGTCCTCTTCGTAGCCGCCGCGCACACCGCTGCACGTAAAATATCCAAAATCCGAACCGCATTCGCCGCCCAAAATACGCGTGACCATGGCAATGTGGTTCATACCGCACATGCAGTACGGTGTTTTGCATATGCCCTGCTCCCGAATCCGTTTCGCCGTTTCCGCGATGCGGATCACATCCTCGTAGCTGTGCGCGGTCAAATACAACTTGGGGATGTCCGCGCCCTTGTCCATCGCTTCCCGCACTTTGTTCAGCATAAATTCGTTATCCGGAACGCGGTCCCAATCATGGAACGAAAGCAGCACCTTGGTGCCGAAGCGCGCGGCCGTTTCCTTGATCGCTTCGATATATGCTTCATCGCTGTCGATCTCCACGTCCACCATGCCGATACGCCCGGTTTGGATGCAGGCCTTGACCATGCGCAGCCGCAGATCGCGCGGGAACGCACGCACGCCGCCTTGCTCCTTGACGCGGAAGGTCACGAGCAGCGTGGAATCCCTGACGATATCGGCCAAACGGTTCGCGGTCTCGCATAGCAGGCGCTCGGCAAAATCCGTATCCGCCATGGGGGCTACGTAATCCAGCCGCCATTCCACGATGTCCGGCGCATGCAGCATGACTTCTTCGGCCGCCGCAAGGATCGCGCGCTGGCTGCCCTCCTTGACCATGATGCAGGAAAGGTATTTTTCACCGCCCATTGTCACGCCGTTCATTGGATATTGAAGCCTGCTTGATAATTTCATGTCCCGTCACCGTCCCCATCGTACTCATGATCGATCGCGTATATGCGCCGCAGCTTTCGGTACTCGTCAAGGGTCTCCAGCGCCATGCCCTCGTTCGCTTTCCGGCTGAGCGGATAGCTTCCGAAATCATTGCCGCAGCGCTCGCCGAAAAGACGCAGCATCAGCCCCGCTTCGCCGATGGCGGAAATACAAAACGGCGTTTCGAGCATGCCCTGCTGCTTTGCGCTTCGCGCCGCCTGCGCGATGTGGAGCATATCCACATCGTCCACCGCCAGATATAGCACCCGCGTCAGCGCCGGTCCCATCGCTTCTACCGCCTGTGCCGCCTGTAACACTTCCTCCTTACTGCCAACGCCCCGGTAATTTTGCCGGGTCAGGATGAGCTTTACGCCCGTGCCCGAAAGCAGCGCCTTTACCTGTGAAACAAACCCGCTGTCCTCCGGCTCTATATCCACAAAATCAGCAAGGCCCTTGCGCACACAGGCTTCCAGTACCGCAAGGCCCAGCGTTTTGTCAACCGGGTCGTCGGCGCCTTGCGCCTTTATCCGAAGGCTGATAGGGATCTCTAGCGAAACGCACGCCGCAATATCCTCCGCGAAACGGTTAAGCGCGCCGTATTGGTTCAAGACGATCTCTAACACGTCCAACGTACCGACACAGGGCAGGTTCAGCTGCCGCCGCAGCGCTTCCGCGTTTTCCGGCGCCATGCTTCCGAATACCCGATAACGGCTACCGCCGAGTTCACACGTTTTTGCCCGTACCTTTTTCTTGCTTTGCAGCTTCATAATCTCACCGTTTTCCTTTACAAAGTGCTTTCCAAGATCCGTTCCTGCGTCATTTGGCTTTTATCCTCTATTTCCAGCGAAATCGATCCCTTTTTCATCACATAGATACGGTCGCTCATGCCGATCAGCTCGGGCAACTCGGACGAGATCATCATGATCGCCACGCCTTGCTTCGCAATGCCGTCCATGATCTCATATATTTCCGCCTTGGCGTTCACGTCGATACCGCGGGTCGGCTCGTCCAAAATGAGCAGGTCGGGCTTGCTTTCCAGCCACTTGGCGAACAACACCTTTTGCTGGTTGCCGCCGCTGAGCGTGCTGACCGGCTGATCCATGGAACGGCAAATAACGTTTAACTCCTCGATCTTCTCGGCGGCCTCCTGCCGCTCTAATTTTTTGTTCACCATATGGTTTTGAAACAGCCGATAGAGCGAAGCAAGTGAAATATTCTCTTTAATGTCCTTATCGATGATCAATCCATCGATCTTTCGATCCTCGGAAAGGTAGGCGATCCCCTGTTTGATGGATCGGCCCGCTGTCGGCGCGGTATAGGTTTGGCCCTTGTAAACGATTTTCCCGCCGAAGTACGTCCGCACGCCGAAGATGCTCCGGGCCAGCTCCGACCGGCCCGAACCGACCAAGCCGCCCATGCCGACGATCTCGCCCTTTCTGATGTGCAGGTCAATCGGCTCGGTATTCGGCCCTATCCGCAGGCCTTCCACCTCGATCACATCCTCGGCACCCACGGTATGCGTACAGGTATACATGTTCGAGATGGTACGCCCGACCATTAATTTAACGACCTTATCCTGATCAAATTCCCGCATGGAGATGGTCTGGATCGATTGCCCGTCGCGCAGCACCGTGAGGCGGTCGCCGATCTCCTGTAATTCGTCCATACGGTGGGAGATGTAGATGATACTGACTCCATTTGCCTTGAGCTTGCGGATCAGGTCGAACAAATGATTGATCTCGCTGGCTGTCAGCGACGCGGTCGGCTCGTCCATGATCAGAATCTTTGATTGGTACGAAAGCGCCTTGACGATCTCCACGACCTGCTGCCGCGCGGTGGAAAGATCGCGGATCATGGTTTTCGGGTCGATCTCGCGGAAGCCGAATTCGTCCAAATACTCGCGGCTTTTTTGATAAATATACTGATGATCAACAAAGCCGCGCCTTACCGGTTCCCGCCCGAGAAAAATGTTATGCGCGATATCCAGATTCAAGCAAAGGTTGAGCTCTTGGTGGATAAATGCCACGCCCTTTTCCCGCGCCTCTTTCGGGCCCTTGACCGAATAGGCCGATCCGTCCAGCGTGATCGCGCCTTCGTCGGCCGCGATATTGCCGCCAAGCACCTTCATCAGGGTGGACTTGCCAGCGCCGTTTTCTCCCATCAGAACGTGGACTTCTCCGTGTTCCAAATCAAAATTCACCCGGTCGAGGATCTTTACCGTGGTGCCGGCGATCTTTTTGCCGTATTCATCAAAGATATATTTCGTGATGTTTTTCATCTCTAATATTTTTGCCATCATGCCGCCGCCTTTACTGAATCACTCGGTTTTTCACGTTTTCAAAGATAATCGCAGCTAAAATAATAATGCTCTGTACCGCTGTGTACATGTAATAGTTCACACTCAGCAGACCCAATATATTCTGTATGGTGAAGATCGTCATGACGCCCAGCAGCGATCCCCACACCGAACCGATGCCGCCGAACAGGCTCGCGCCGCCCAGCACGGCCGCGGTGATGACCGTGAACGTAAAGTCGGTCCCCCCCATGGTGCACACGCAGTTGTTGACGCGCGCCGCCATCAGCACCGCGCCCAACGCGGAGCACAGGCCGCATATCACATACACCACGACAGTCGTAAAGGCGGCGTTGATGCCGCTCAGGCGACTGGCGGCCGCGTTCAGTCCGACCGAGGTCAGCGCCCGACCGTAAGTAGATTTATGCAGGATAAAAAAGCAGACCAGCGCGACCAGCAGCATGATCCAAACGGTAGAGGACAACCCCAAGATCTGCACGCGGCCGACCGCGAGCACGGATTCCGGCAGGTTGGTGATTGCCGAGCCGTTACTGAAGATCTGCGCGATGCCATAAATGATATACCCCGTTCCGAGTGTTACAATAAACGCCGGAATGTGCAGAAGCTGCACCAGAATCCCGTTGAGCAGGCCGAACAGCGCGCCAACGAGCAGCGTAAGGAGGATGGCGGTCAGAACCGGCATGCCCTTTGTGACCGAACAAAA
Protein-coding regions in this window:
- a CDS encoding sugar phosphate isomerase/epimerase family protein — translated: MRTAFDSEKYKLAVPEWCLPGDSIFSMKMAAALGMDGVQIEAGFYETGFKLGHPWVRSLYQEAAEQYGVELISIVMNDLNVHGLRNGRGTAFGDIAYEGLDIALEASAALGVPVLMIPSFVDNDMRTERDIENTVEALRYACDEAAQSGTIIATETAISSAQLKRLLGLVNRENLKLFYDSQNYRCFRGYDPMEHLPIVYPYMVNQLHVKDGLGEAYSSKCLGEGDSRFEEQIRFLREQDYRGWFVFENYYTKLPLRGEAKDPIDLFRKDIAKLRYELTKD
- a CDS encoding alcohol dehydrogenase catalytic domain-containing protein — encoded protein: MHLCCEGEWAPTGGVKLGEREQKEHRSYTSGLCWKNLSYQIEDVRTPEPKEDEVLIRVGACGVCGSDIHSIASKENGYMQYNCHTRLPVILGHEFSGEIVQTGKNVKEFKAGDLIAVEQIHYCGKCNNCRIGLYNNCDEREDIGLSADGGFCEYAAVPEKYCCKINDIAELLGSKMAALEAGALAEPTGVAYHSVVINAGGIKPGAHVAVFGAGPIGLSAVALCRAAGAAKVFVFDTVPEKLDLAKKMGADVCLNPLDYPAAGELPGIVLELTHGIGCHMCIEAAGNPGQTYPQITGMMSAHAKLVQIGLPGRVPPIDMTPFIYNGTSVYCCSGSAGSDIFPSVLRMFATKVLDMRRCIGGRYPLEKTDQAIARAGSGCAGKILVSQFYEA
- a CDS encoding type I 3-dehydroquinate dehydratase, translating into MNGVTMGGEKYLSCIMVKEGSQRAILAAAEEVMLHAPDIVEWRLDYVAPMADTDFAERLLCETANRLADIVRDSTLLVTFRVKEQGGVRAFPRDLRLRMVKACIQTGRIGMVDVEIDSDEAYIEAIKETAARFGTKVLLSFHDWDRVPDNEFMLNKVREAMDKGADIPKLYLTAHSYEDVIRIAETAKRIREQGICKTPYCMCGMNHIAMVTRILGGECGSDFGYFTCSGVRGGYEEDEDYFKAILEVFDMTESELGVR
- a CDS encoding type I 3-dehydroquinate dehydratase — translated: MKLQSKKKVRAKTCELGGSRYRVFGSMAPENAEALRRQLNLPCVGTLDVLEIVLNQYGALNRFAEDIAACVSLEIPISLRIKAQGADDPVDKTLGLAVLEACVRKGLADFVDIEPEDSGFVSQVKALLSGTGVKLILTRQNYRGVGSKEEVLQAAQAVEAMGPALTRVLYLAVDDVDMLHIAQAARSAKQQGMLETPFCISAIGEAGLMLRLFGERCGNDFGSYPLSRKANEGMALETLDEYRKLRRIYAIDHEYDGDGDGT
- a CDS encoding sugar ABC transporter ATP-binding protein, which gives rise to MAKILEMKNITKYIFDEYGKKIAGTTVKILDRVNFDLEHGEVHVLMGENGAGKSTLMKVLGGNIAADEGAITLDGSAYSVKGPKEAREKGVAFIHQELNLCLNLDIAHNIFLGREPVRRGFVDHQYIYQKSREYLDEFGFREIDPKTMIRDLSTARQQVVEIVKALSYQSKILIMDEPTASLTASEINHLFDLIRKLKANGVSIIYISHRMDELQEIGDRLTVLRDGQSIQTISMREFDQDKVVKLMVGRTISNMYTCTHTVGAEDVIEVEGLRIGPNTEPIDLHIRKGEIVGMGGLVGSGRSELARSIFGVRTYFGGKIVYKGQTYTAPTAGRSIKQGIAYLSEDRKIDGLIIDKDIKENISLASLYRLFQNHMVNKKLERQEAAEKIEELNVICRSMDQPVSTLSGGNQQKVLFAKWLESKPDLLILDEPTRGIDVNAKAEIYEIMDGIAKQGVAIMMISSELPELIGMSDRIYVMKKGSISLEIEDKSQMTQERILESTL
- a CDS encoding ABC transporter permease, translating into MAAVKNVAAPSKGSGKQNVKHFVKSYGNVIIFVAVWLYGMLFVENFIGIDNGVNIITQGSIAAICCLGMTFVLMTGGIDLSVGYLVGFCAYIFGFCSVTKGMPVLTAILLTLLVGALFGLLNGILVQLLHIPAFIVTLGTGYIIYGIAQIFSNGSAITNLPESVLAVGRVQILGLSSTVWIMLLVALVCFFILHKSTYGRALTSVGLNAAASRLSGINAAFTTVVVYVICGLCSALGAVLMAARVNNCVCTMGGTDFTFTVITAAVLGGASLFGGIGSVWGSLLGVMTIFTIQNILGLLSVNYYMYTAVQSIIILAAIIFENVKNRVIQ